A window of the Tunturibacter empetritectus genome harbors these coding sequences:
- the galK gene encoding galactokinase — MRVDNEQLLQLHQQRFGLEGKLFAAPARVNLIGEHTDYTGGLVMPMAIDFRTVAILSRTNDQRAVFYSANYDEEVSFEVASLECAPRGHWSDYPAGVLWSLQQQEIAVSGFKMTLAGDVPLGAGLSSSASVEVATALALLAHAGATLPLDKLATLCRRAENEYVGAKSGIMDQFVVAGAVAHRAMLLDTRSLTFELLPLPDQVRVVICNSMVKHAVATGEYGDRRDEVESGQAVLQHERHIKLLRDATLSDLEACKSKMSAASFARCKHIITENQRVLDAREALLHDDMKQFGSIMVEAHRSMRDDFAASCEEVDALVEIATRQPGCFGARITGGGFGGCTVNMIRAEVAEQFVATLKREYAAKTGITAECFISAPSDGALAMAATGGVQ, encoded by the coding sequence ATGAGGGTGGACAACGAACAACTGCTGCAGCTCCATCAGCAGCGATTTGGTCTTGAGGGCAAGCTCTTCGCCGCTCCGGCTCGAGTCAATCTGATCGGCGAGCACACCGACTACACGGGCGGTCTAGTCATGCCCATGGCGATAGACTTTCGAACCGTCGCCATCCTCAGTCGGACGAACGACCAACGTGCCGTCTTCTACTCGGCAAACTACGACGAAGAAGTCTCCTTTGAAGTTGCCTCACTGGAGTGTGCCCCGAGAGGGCATTGGTCTGACTATCCCGCAGGCGTTCTTTGGTCTCTCCAGCAGCAGGAAATCGCGGTCAGTGGCTTCAAGATGACTCTTGCAGGCGATGTCCCTCTGGGAGCTGGACTAAGCTCTTCTGCCTCCGTCGAAGTAGCGACAGCGCTGGCGCTTTTAGCGCACGCCGGCGCAACCCTTCCCCTCGACAAACTCGCAACCCTCTGCCGCCGAGCCGAAAACGAGTACGTTGGCGCAAAGAGCGGCATTATGGATCAGTTCGTCGTGGCCGGTGCCGTAGCCCATCGAGCGATGCTGCTCGACACCCGTTCCCTCACCTTCGAGCTTCTTCCCTTGCCCGACCAGGTACGTGTAGTCATCTGCAACTCCATGGTGAAACATGCCGTGGCCACCGGAGAATATGGAGACCGTCGCGACGAGGTCGAGTCTGGCCAGGCCGTCCTGCAACACGAGCGACACATAAAGCTGCTTCGAGATGCGACACTAAGTGATCTCGAAGCCTGCAAAAGCAAGATGTCCGCCGCCAGCTTCGCGCGATGCAAACACATCATCACAGAAAATCAACGCGTATTGGATGCTCGGGAGGCGCTGTTGCACGACGATATGAAGCAGTTCGGAAGCATAATGGTTGAGGCTCACAGGAGCATGCGCGACGACTTTGCCGCAAGCTGCGAAGAGGTCGATGCACTGGTTGAGATCGCCACCCGGCAGCCAGGGTGTTTCGGCGCTCGCATCACCGGCGGCGGATTTGGGGGATGCACCGTGAATATGATTCGCGCAGAGGTCGCGGAGCAATTCGTCGCAACCTTGAAGCGCGAGTACGCCGCAAAGACCGGAATCACCGCAGAATGTTTCATCAGTGCGCCGTCCGACGGAGCGCTCGCCATGGCAGCAACCGGCGGTGTCCAGTGA
- a CDS encoding UDP-glucose--hexose-1-phosphate uridylyltransferase translates to MIPLAQQNPHRRFNPLKREWVLVSPHRTQRPWQGQTETKTTEVALTYDPTCYLCPGNVRAGGVRTDKYISTYVFENDFAALKPDTPQFSSDEGSKGLLLAEGESGVCRVICFSPRHDLTLAKMSVPEIRAVVDVWSEQYAELGTRDDVNYVQIFENRGAMMGASNPHPHGQLWASRSIPDEVVSELAGQREYLTKNNAVLLCEYQKLEESLGERIVSQNESFLAVVPFWAVWPFEVMILPRRHVSTLQAFTDTERSDFAAILHAVTATYDQVFDTPFPYSMGLHPAPCDGEEHPEWQFHAHFYPPLLRSATIRKFMVGYELLGSPQRDITPESAAETLRQASLRAL, encoded by the coding sequence GTGATTCCTCTAGCGCAGCAAAACCCTCACCGGCGATTCAATCCCCTCAAACGCGAGTGGGTTCTAGTCTCTCCCCATCGCACGCAGCGTCCCTGGCAAGGGCAAACCGAGACGAAGACCACAGAGGTCGCACTGACCTACGATCCAACCTGCTATCTCTGTCCGGGAAACGTACGCGCAGGCGGAGTGCGAACCGACAAATACATCAGCACCTACGTCTTCGAAAACGACTTCGCCGCGTTGAAGCCGGACACCCCGCAGTTCTCGAGCGATGAAGGCAGCAAAGGCCTGCTGCTCGCAGAAGGCGAGAGCGGAGTATGCCGTGTCATCTGCTTCTCCCCGCGCCACGACCTCACGCTGGCCAAGATGTCAGTACCTGAAATTCGCGCCGTCGTCGACGTATGGAGCGAGCAGTACGCAGAGCTCGGCACACGCGACGACGTGAACTACGTGCAGATCTTTGAAAACCGCGGAGCCATGATGGGGGCCAGCAATCCGCATCCGCACGGACAGCTGTGGGCCAGCCGTTCGATCCCCGATGAAGTAGTTTCAGAGCTTGCCGGCCAGCGCGAATACCTCACAAAAAACAATGCTGTTCTCTTATGCGAGTATCAGAAACTGGAAGAGTCGCTGGGCGAGCGTATCGTCTCACAGAACGAGAGCTTCCTCGCAGTCGTTCCGTTCTGGGCCGTGTGGCCTTTCGAAGTGATGATCCTGCCGCGCCGCCACGTCAGCACCCTGCAGGCATTCACCGACACGGAGCGATCAGACTTCGCGGCCATCCTGCACGCAGTCACCGCAACCTACGATCAGGTCTTTGACACCCCATTCCCCTACTCCATGGGTCTGCATCCTGCTCCATGCGACGGGGAGGAACATCCAGAGTGGCAGTTTCACGCCCACTTTTACCCACCTCTGCTCAGGTCGGCCACCATCCGAAAGTTCATGGTTGGCTACGAACTCCTAGGCTCTCCGCAGCGGGACATCACACCCGAATCCGCTGCCGAGACCCTTCGTCAAGCGAGTCTGCGTGCTCTCTGA
- a CDS encoding phosphatidylinositol-specific phospholipase C1-like protein: MTNFRAALSLMIMLPLSVLAQKNTVSEQDQTLRINQIQVIGSHNSYHSGIAPSERKLIEQQNPKAMRALDYAHAPLADQLTGGVRQLEIDIYADSKGGRYSHPAIVGKVAEAGLPADPDFDPQHEMDKPGFKVMHVMDVDQRSSCHTFIACLTTIRGWSQQHPQHLPIFILVETKQGREGSAPQAHTPEPFTSETFDALDAEIRSVFSSDEMIAPDQVRGSYDTLLEAVQSTSPASSASSKKTGGWPTLSDSRGKVIFLMDQRNVGPVYIQGHASLRGRLIFTNAAPGSPDAAFTEENDGTKAEIDVLARQGYLIRTRTDDGTEAARTNDHTRADIALSSGAQMLSTDYPSSEPSRWTGFFVGLPHGLAARCNPITAPPGCVDSLLEPSMK, translated from the coding sequence ATGACGAATTTTCGAGCGGCACTTTCCCTGATGATCATGCTTCCACTGAGCGTCCTCGCACAGAAAAATACCGTTTCTGAGCAGGATCAAACGCTGCGTATCAATCAGATTCAGGTGATCGGCAGTCATAACAGCTACCACTCTGGCATCGCCCCCAGCGAACGCAAGCTCATCGAGCAACAGAACCCGAAGGCGATGCGCGCGCTTGATTATGCTCATGCTCCCCTGGCCGATCAACTGACCGGCGGCGTGCGTCAGCTCGAGATCGACATCTACGCCGATTCGAAGGGTGGTCGCTACTCGCATCCAGCCATCGTCGGCAAAGTCGCAGAAGCGGGACTTCCAGCCGATCCCGACTTCGATCCGCAACACGAGATGGACAAGCCCGGCTTCAAAGTGATGCACGTCATGGATGTCGACCAGCGCAGCTCCTGCCACACCTTCATCGCCTGCCTCACGACAATTCGCGGCTGGTCGCAACAGCATCCGCAGCATCTCCCCATCTTCATCCTGGTCGAAACCAAGCAGGGCCGCGAAGGATCAGCCCCACAAGCGCACACGCCGGAGCCGTTTACCTCCGAGACCTTCGACGCGCTCGACGCCGAGATCCGTTCCGTCTTCTCCTCCGACGAGATGATCGCGCCAGATCAGGTTCGTGGCAGCTACGACACGCTGCTCGAAGCCGTTCAATCCACCAGCCCTGCTTCATCGGCTTCCAGCAAGAAGACCGGTGGATGGCCAACGCTCTCAGACTCTCGCGGCAAGGTTATCTTTCTTATGGACCAACGCAACGTGGGCCCGGTTTACATACAGGGACATGCCTCCCTTCGTGGCCGCCTCATCTTCACCAACGCCGCACCTGGTTCACCAGACGCAGCCTTCACCGAAGAAAACGATGGGACGAAGGCCGAGATCGACGTCCTGGCCCGCCAGGGATATCTCATCCGCACCCGGACCGACGACGGCACGGAAGCTGCCCGCACCAACGACCACACCCGAGCCGACATCGCTCTCTCCAGCGGCGCACAGATGTTAAGCACAGACTACCCATCCTCCGAGCCCTCGCGTTGGACTGGATTCTTCGTAGGCCTCCCGCATGGCCTGGCCGCTCGCTGCAATCCAATCACCGCGCCACCCGGATGCGTCGACTCGCTGCTTGAGCCCTCAATGAAATAA